A stretch of the Massilia varians genome encodes the following:
- the ftsL gene encoding cell division protein FtsL, translated as MSVKLNIVLTAAVVGCALSVVNARYQSRHLLIELERLNQHSRQLEIDWAQLQLDQSTLGKNERIEQIARSSLNMSPLTPARTQYLTEGAK; from the coding sequence ATGAGCGTCAAGCTGAACATCGTGCTGACGGCGGCCGTGGTCGGCTGCGCGCTGTCGGTGGTGAACGCGCGCTACCAGTCGCGCCACCTCCTGATCGAACTCGAACGCCTGAACCAGCATTCGCGCCAGCTCGAGATCGACTGGGCCCAGCTCCAGCTCGACCAGTCCACGCTCGGCAAGAACGAGCGCATCGAGCAGATCGCGCGCAGCAGCCTGAACATGTCGCCGCTCACCCCGGCCCGTACCCAGTACCTGACGGAAGGGGCGAAATGA
- a CDS encoding peptidoglycan D,D-transpeptidase FtsI family protein: protein MSRTERRNTSRVAASKGVAFSKSPVLAVNVPNWRSRLVLFVLFAAFAALAVRALWLQGVSTQFLQKQGKSRYERLVELPAARGKIMDRNGQVLASSLPVKGVAAFPKEVLNAPADKLAELARLLDMPLADVRAKLDPKRSYVYLKRQVEMDKVEQIEKLKIDGIDTRKEYKRYYPQGEVMTHMVGFTNVEDRGQEGMELFHQKALMGVPGSRRVIRDRLGHIAEDLGMFREPHHGKDLTLSVDSKLQYIAFTSVKNAVEKFNAQAGGAVVLDVHTGEVLAMANYPTYNPNDRSGLTGAQLRNRVITDTFEPGSTLKPVTVALGLEKKKITPDTVFDTSGGRIVVGGRPIRDMHPKDALTVSGIIQKSSNVGTVKIAQLLEPKDMWELYTKLGYGQAPRFGFPGAVAGRVRPWKSWKPIEYANMSFGHGLSVSLLQLARSYMVFARDGDIIPLSFLKVTEEPVGQQVITPETAAKVRTMLESVVEPGGTATRARVAGYRVGGKTGTAEKIVNGRYSKTDNIGYFVGIAPMSKPRFVIAVMIDNPRGALRTGGSVAAPTAADLASNALRAANVPPDSSITDIIIPDEPVEEDL, encoded by the coding sequence ATGAGCCGCACCGAACGTCGCAATACGTCGCGGGTGGCCGCTTCCAAGGGTGTGGCCTTCTCGAAGAGCCCGGTCCTGGCGGTGAACGTGCCCAACTGGCGCTCGCGCCTGGTGCTGTTCGTGCTGTTCGCGGCCTTCGCCGCGCTGGCCGTGCGCGCGCTCTGGCTGCAGGGCGTGTCCACCCAGTTCCTGCAAAAGCAGGGCAAGAGCCGCTACGAGCGCCTGGTCGAGCTGCCGGCCGCGCGCGGCAAGATCATGGACCGCAACGGCCAGGTGCTGGCCTCCTCGCTGCCGGTGAAGGGCGTGGCCGCCTTCCCGAAGGAAGTGCTGAACGCGCCCGCCGACAAGCTGGCCGAACTGGCGCGCCTGCTCGACATGCCGCTCGCCGACGTGCGCGCCAAGCTCGATCCGAAGCGCAGCTATGTCTACCTTAAGCGCCAGGTCGAGATGGACAAGGTCGAGCAGATCGAGAAGCTCAAGATCGACGGCATCGACACCCGCAAGGAATACAAGCGCTATTACCCGCAGGGCGAAGTGATGACCCACATGGTGGGCTTCACCAACGTCGAGGACCGCGGCCAGGAAGGCATGGAACTGTTCCACCAGAAGGCCTTGATGGGCGTGCCGGGCAGCCGCCGCGTCATCCGCGACCGCCTCGGCCACATCGCCGAAGACCTGGGCATGTTCCGCGAGCCGCACCATGGCAAGGACCTGACCCTGTCGGTCGACAGCAAGCTGCAGTACATCGCCTTCACCAGCGTGAAGAACGCGGTCGAGAAGTTCAACGCCCAGGCCGGCGGCGCCGTGGTGCTCGACGTGCACACCGGCGAAGTGCTGGCCATGGCCAACTACCCGACCTACAACCCGAACGACCGCTCCGGCCTGACCGGCGCCCAGCTGCGCAACCGCGTCATCACCGACACCTTCGAGCCGGGTTCGACCCTCAAGCCGGTGACGGTGGCGCTGGGCCTGGAAAAGAAGAAGATCACGCCCGACACCGTGTTCGATACCTCGGGCGGGCGCATCGTCGTGGGCGGCCGCCCGATCCGCGACATGCACCCGAAGGACGCCCTGACGGTCAGCGGCATCATCCAGAAGTCCTCGAACGTCGGCACCGTCAAGATCGCCCAGCTGCTCGAGCCGAAGGACATGTGGGAGCTGTACACCAAGCTCGGCTACGGCCAGGCGCCGCGCTTCGGCTTCCCGGGCGCCGTCGCCGGCCGCGTGCGTCCATGGAAGTCCTGGAAGCCGATCGAATACGCCAACATGTCCTTCGGCCACGGCCTGTCGGTGTCGCTGCTGCAGCTGGCGCGTTCCTACATGGTGTTCGCGCGCGACGGCGACATCATCCCGCTGTCCTTCCTGAAAGTCACCGAAGAGCCGGTCGGCCAGCAGGTGATCACGCCCGAGACCGCGGCCAAGGTGCGCACCATGCTGGAATCCGTCGTCGAGCCGGGCGGCACCGCGACGCGGGCCCGGGTGGCCGGCTACCGCGTGGGCGGCAAGACCGGCACCGCCGAGAAGATCGTCAACGGCCGCTACTCGAAGACCGACAACATCGGCTACTTCGTCGGCATCGCGCCGATGTCCAAGCCGCGCTTCGTCATCGCGGTCATGATCGACAACCCGCGCGGGGCCCTGAGAACCGGGGGCAGCGTCGCGGCGCCGACCGCCGCGGACCTGGCCTCGAATGCCTTGCGGGCGGCGAACGTGCCGCCCGACTCATCGATCACCGACATCATCATTCCGGACGAACCGGTAGAGGAGGATTTGTGA
- a CDS encoding UDP-N-acetylmuramoyl-L-alanyl-D-glutamate--2,6-diaminopimelate ligase, producing MAMSLNDICQWIRAAAPGGRLVSDSRRVAQGDVFFAYPGEASDGRSYIAAALAAGAAAVVYEEEGYSWDAAHAVPQLGVAGLKKQLGPIAHGVLRHPDAAMFTVGVTGTNGKTSCAVWLGQALARLGETAAVVGTLGVGVVKKGAEPQFDATGYTTPDAVLLAQTLAELRDQEVGALAIEISSIGLVQERAAGMHFDVAVFTNLTRDHLDFHGTMEDYETAKRKLFEWNGLKNAVVNLDDPAGLRLVAHLREHFAALPVTGYTLRSEAEQPAIEGVGILRASNIRSRHAGTDFTVDSPAGNSAVKTRLVGHFNVSNALAVLGALLAKGVPLKCAVDAIEALAPAPGRMQQIGGQDAPMVVIDYAHTPDALEKTLQALRQVAEERGGELWCVFGCGGDRDPGKRPQMGAVAQAADHILVTSDNPRSEEPASIIAQVVAGIEKRDDNSFQAVEDRATAILLAVKNAGKQDVILLAGKGHEPYQEIKGKKFPFSDADHAALALTARLTMMRPH from the coding sequence ATGGCGATGAGCCTGAACGACATCTGCCAGTGGATTCGCGCCGCTGCTCCAGGCGGCCGACTCGTTTCCGACTCCCGCCGCGTGGCGCAGGGAGACGTGTTCTTCGCCTATCCGGGCGAAGCATCGGACGGACGCAGCTACATCGCCGCGGCGCTTGCCGCCGGCGCGGCCGCCGTCGTCTACGAAGAAGAAGGCTACAGCTGGGATGCAGCGCACGCCGTCCCGCAGCTCGGCGTGGCCGGGCTGAAGAAGCAGCTGGGCCCGATCGCCCACGGCGTGCTGCGGCATCCGGACGCCGCCATGTTCACGGTCGGCGTCACCGGCACCAACGGCAAGACCTCGTGCGCCGTGTGGCTGGGGCAGGCGCTGGCGCGCCTGGGCGAGACCGCCGCCGTGGTCGGCACCCTGGGCGTTGGCGTCGTGAAGAAGGGCGCGGAACCGCAATTCGACGCCACCGGCTACACCACGCCGGACGCCGTGCTGCTGGCCCAGACCCTGGCCGAGCTGCGCGACCAGGAAGTCGGCGCGCTGGCGATCGAAATCTCGTCCATCGGCCTGGTGCAGGAGCGCGCCGCCGGCATGCATTTCGACGTCGCCGTCTTCACCAACCTGACCCGCGACCACCTCGACTTCCACGGCACGATGGAAGACTACGAGACCGCCAAGCGCAAGCTGTTCGAGTGGAACGGCTTGAAGAACGCGGTCGTCAACCTGGACGACCCGGCCGGCCTGCGCCTGGTGGCGCACCTGCGTGAGCACTTCGCGGCGCTGCCAGTGACCGGCTACACGCTTAGGAGCGAGGCCGAGCAACCCGCCATCGAAGGCGTCGGCATCCTGCGCGCCTCCAACATCCGCAGCCGCCACGCGGGCACCGACTTCACGGTCGACAGCCCGGCCGGCAATTCCGCAGTGAAGACCCGGCTGGTCGGCCACTTCAACGTCAGCAATGCGCTGGCGGTGCTGGGCGCGCTGCTGGCCAAGGGCGTGCCGCTCAAATGCGCGGTGGACGCCATCGAAGCCCTGGCGCCGGCCCCGGGCCGCATGCAGCAGATCGGCGGCCAGGATGCGCCGATGGTCGTGATCGACTACGCCCATACCCCGGACGCGCTGGAAAAGACGCTGCAAGCCCTGCGCCAGGTGGCCGAGGAGCGCGGCGGCGAACTGTGGTGCGTGTTCGGCTGCGGCGGCGACCGCGACCCGGGCAAGCGCCCGCAGATGGGCGCCGTGGCGCAGGCCGCCGACCATATTCTGGTCACCAGCGACAACCCGCGCAGCGAGGAGCCGGCCAGCATCATCGCCCAGGTCGTCGCCGGCATCGAGAAGCGCGATGACAATTCCTTCCAGGCCGTGGAAGACCGCGCCACCGCGATCCTGCTGGCCGTGAAGAACGCCGGCAAGCAGGACGTGATCCTGCTAGCAGGGAAGGGCCATGAGCCCTACCAGGAAATCAAGGGCAAGAAGTTCCCCTTCTCCGATGCCGACCACGCCGCGCTGGCATTGACCGCGCGGCTCACCATGATGAGGCCCCACTGA
- a CDS encoding UDP-N-acetylmuramoyl-tripeptide--D-alanyl-D-alanine ligase → MRGTLAQLVAAIPGARLVGGDAAFEGVSTDSRTAPAGALFVALKGETFDAHRFLGQVGERGVAAVVVHALPEGWTLPAIVVPDTLAALGRIAHSWRAQHAIPVIGVTGSNGKTTVKEMIAAILAAAVGEDARLATQGNLNNEIGVPLTLFRLGAGHRAAVIEMGMNHPGEIARLAAIAAPTVAMVNNAQREHQEFMHTVEAVARENGSVLQALPSDGVAVFPGDDAYTELWRGLAPCPVLTFGLSEACDVRASYTSTGFGNALQVEARGRQFALNLAAAGEHNVRNALAAIASTLAAGIPVEAIVRGLEGFAPVGGRLQRKQAASGATVIDDTYNANPDSMRAAIDVLAAYDAPRILVVGDMGEVGTQGKEFHEEVGAYAQARGIEHVLATGELARHMTASGARHYEQFDELLAALDSTLGGNRKATVLVKGSRFMKMERAVQHLTGSTMSKDAH, encoded by the coding sequence ATGCGCGGCACGCTTGCACAACTGGTGGCCGCGATCCCGGGCGCACGTCTCGTGGGCGGTGACGCCGCCTTCGAGGGCGTGTCCACCGACAGCCGCACGGCGCCCGCCGGCGCGCTGTTCGTCGCCCTCAAGGGCGAGACCTTCGATGCGCACCGCTTCCTCGGCCAGGTCGGCGAGCGCGGCGTGGCTGCGGTGGTCGTGCATGCGCTGCCGGAAGGCTGGACCCTGCCGGCGATCGTGGTGCCGGATACCCTGGCGGCCCTGGGCCGCATCGCCCATTCCTGGCGCGCGCAGCATGCCATTCCGGTGATCGGCGTGACCGGCTCGAACGGCAAGACCACGGTCAAGGAAATGATCGCGGCTATCCTGGCCGCCGCCGTCGGCGAGGACGCGCGCCTGGCGACCCAGGGCAACCTGAACAACGAGATCGGCGTGCCGCTGACCCTGTTCCGCCTGGGAGCGGGGCATCGGGCGGCCGTGATCGAGATGGGCATGAACCATCCGGGCGAGATCGCGCGCCTGGCCGCCATCGCCGCGCCTACCGTGGCGATGGTGAACAACGCCCAGCGCGAGCACCAGGAATTCATGCACACCGTGGAAGCGGTGGCGCGCGAGAACGGCTCGGTGCTGCAGGCGCTGCCGAGCGACGGCGTCGCGGTGTTCCCGGGCGACGATGCGTACACCGAACTGTGGCGCGGCCTGGCACCGTGCCCGGTGTTGACTTTCGGCCTGAGCGAGGCATGCGACGTGCGCGCGAGCTACACCTCGACCGGTTTCGGCAACGCCCTGCAGGTCGAGGCGCGCGGCCGGCAGTTCGCGCTGAACCTGGCCGCCGCGGGCGAGCACAACGTGCGCAATGCGCTGGCCGCGATCGCCAGCACGCTGGCGGCGGGCATCCCGGTCGAGGCCATCGTGCGCGGCCTGGAAGGCTTCGCTCCGGTCGGCGGCCGCCTGCAGCGCAAGCAGGCCGCTAGTGGCGCGACCGTCATCGACGACACCTACAACGCCAACCCGGACTCGATGCGCGCCGCGATCGACGTGCTGGCGGCGTATGACGCCCCGCGCATCCTGGTGGTGGGCGACATGGGTGAAGTCGGCACGCAGGGTAAGGAGTTTCACGAAGAAGTCGGTGCTTACGCTCAGGCGCGTGGCATCGAACACGTGCTCGCCACTGGCGAACTGGCCCGTCACATGACGGCGTCGGGAGCACGGCATTACGAGCAGTTCGACGAATTATTGGCAGCACTGGATTCAACACTGGGCGGCAATAGGAAAGCGACTGTGCTGGTGAAGGGCTCGCGCTTCATGAAGATGGAGCGCGCGGTCCAGCACCTGACCGGATCAACTATGAGTAAGGACGCCCACTGA
- the mraY gene encoding phospho-N-acetylmuramoyl-pentapeptide-transferase, which produces MLLWLAQYFQDYIGPLRVFNYITFRAVFATITAIAIGLVCGPAVIRKLTAMKVGQAVRTYGPQTHLAKHGTPTMGGVLVLISIGISTLLWCDLSNRLIWPVLVVTMGFGAVGWVDDYRKVVYKDPEGMRSGEKYFWMSLIGIASALYLAFSVSAANPWEVLQLFYAWVQSGFSMTLPPKADLIVPFFKSISYPLGVWGFIALTYCVIVGSSNAVNFTDGLDGLAIMPTVMVGAALGLFAYLTGSVTYAKYLFIPYIPGAGELLIFCGAMAGAGLAFLWYNAHPAQMFMGDVGALALGGALGTIAVIVRQEIVLFIMGGVFVAETLSVIIQVTWFKYTKKRYGAGRRVFLMAPLHHHFEQKGWKETKVVVRFWIVTMMLVLVGLSTLKLR; this is translated from the coding sequence ATGCTTCTCTGGCTAGCCCAATATTTTCAGGACTACATCGGTCCGCTGCGCGTGTTCAACTACATCACGTTCCGCGCGGTCTTCGCGACCATCACCGCGATCGCCATCGGCCTGGTCTGCGGACCGGCCGTGATCCGCAAGCTGACCGCCATGAAGGTCGGCCAGGCGGTGCGCACCTATGGCCCGCAGACCCACCTGGCCAAGCACGGCACCCCGACCATGGGCGGCGTGCTGGTGCTGATCTCGATCGGCATCTCGACCCTGCTGTGGTGCGACCTGTCGAACCGCCTGATCTGGCCGGTGCTGGTCGTGACCATGGGCTTCGGCGCCGTCGGCTGGGTCGACGACTACCGCAAGGTGGTCTACAAGGACCCGGAAGGCATGCGTTCGGGCGAAAAATACTTCTGGATGTCGCTGATCGGCATCGCCTCGGCCCTGTACCTGGCGTTCTCGGTCTCGGCCGCCAACCCGTGGGAAGTGCTGCAGCTGTTCTATGCCTGGGTGCAGTCGGGCTTCTCGATGACCCTGCCGCCCAAGGCCGACCTGATCGTCCCGTTCTTCAAGTCGATCAGCTACCCGCTGGGCGTGTGGGGCTTCATCGCGCTGACCTACTGCGTCATCGTGGGTTCCTCGAACGCGGTCAATTTCACCGACGGCCTGGACGGCCTGGCGATCATGCCGACCGTGATGGTCGGCGCCGCGCTGGGCCTGTTCGCCTACCTCACCGGCAGCGTGACCTATGCGAAATACCTGTTCATCCCCTATATCCCGGGCGCCGGCGAACTCCTGATCTTCTGCGGTGCGATGGCGGGCGCGGGCCTGGCCTTCCTCTGGTATAACGCGCATCCGGCGCAGATGTTCATGGGCGACGTCGGCGCGCTGGCGCTGGGCGGCGCGCTCGGCACCATCGCCGTCATCGTGCGCCAGGAAATCGTGCTGTTCATCATGGGCGGCGTGTTCGTGGCCGAAACCCTGTCGGTGATCATCCAGGTCACCTGGTTCAAGTACACCAAGAAGCGCTACGGCGCCGGCCGCCGCGTGTTCCTGATGGCGCCGCTGCACCACCATTTCGAACAAAAGGGTTGGAAGGAGACCAAGGTCGTGGTCCGCTTCTGGATCGTGACGATGATGCTGGTCCTGGTCGGCCTGTCCACCTTAAAACTGCGCTGA
- the murD gene encoding UDP-N-acetylmuramoyl-L-alanine--D-glutamate ligase: MNYEGKSALVLGLGESGLAMAQWLARCGARVRVADTRTEPQRLFALRQAVPNAEFVAGEFGETLLGGMDFVAVSPGLAPQRELAQLAPAARARGIPLWGEIELFAQALAHLRLARAYTPKVIAITGTNGKTTVTSLTGLLCRRAGLSTRVAGNISPAALDVLRECLDGDDLPQAWVLELSSFQLHTTFSLQADAATVLNLTQDHLDWHGSMDAYAADKARIFGADTVRVLNRNDAIVMRMQAVDTPATTFGTDEPSDPNSFGLVNERGVLWLANAVALDDEPPRKLKKGEVAPPLEVSVNRLMPADALKIRGLHNAANALAALALCRACGLPLAPLLHGLREYAGEPHRVELVAHIDGVDFYDDSKGTNVGATVAALEGLGKAFAGDDQQIVLIAGGDGKGQDFAPLAGPSSRYVRAVLLIGRDAPSVRAAIEPTGVPVFDLPGLPEAVRRAAGLARPGDSVLLSPACASLDMFTNYAHRAQVFVDAVREIALEKGQEI, translated from the coding sequence ATGAACTACGAAGGCAAATCCGCACTGGTGCTGGGCCTGGGTGAATCCGGGCTGGCGATGGCGCAATGGCTGGCACGTTGCGGCGCGCGCGTGCGCGTGGCCGACACGCGCACCGAGCCGCAGCGCCTGTTCGCCCTGCGCCAGGCGGTGCCGAACGCGGAATTCGTCGCCGGAGAATTCGGCGAGACCCTGCTGGGCGGCATGGACTTCGTGGCCGTCAGCCCGGGCCTGGCGCCGCAGCGCGAACTCGCGCAGCTGGCGCCGGCCGCGCGTGCCCGCGGCATCCCGCTGTGGGGCGAGATCGAACTGTTCGCGCAGGCGCTCGCACACCTGCGATTAGCGCGTGCGTACACCCCGAAAGTCATCGCCATCACCGGCACCAACGGCAAGACCACGGTGACCAGCCTGACCGGCCTGCTGTGCCGCCGCGCCGGCCTGTCGACCCGCGTGGCCGGCAACATCAGCCCGGCGGCGCTCGACGTGCTGCGCGAATGCCTGGACGGTGACGACCTGCCGCAGGCCTGGGTGCTCGAGCTGTCGAGCTTCCAGCTGCATACCACCTTCAGCCTGCAGGCCGATGCGGCCACGGTGCTGAACCTGACCCAGGACCACCTCGACTGGCATGGCAGCATGGACGCCTATGCCGCGGACAAGGCGCGCATTTTCGGCGCCGATACCGTGCGCGTGCTGAACCGCAACGACGCCATCGTGATGCGCATGCAGGCGGTCGACACGCCGGCCACGACCTTCGGTACCGACGAACCGTCGGATCCGAACAGCTTCGGCCTGGTCAACGAACGCGGCGTGCTGTGGCTCGCCAATGCCGTCGCGCTCGACGACGAACCGCCGAGAAAGCTGAAGAAGGGCGAAGTTGCCCCGCCGCTGGAAGTGAGCGTGAACCGCCTGATGCCGGCCGACGCGCTCAAGATCCGCGGCCTGCACAATGCCGCGAACGCGCTGGCCGCGCTGGCCCTGTGCCGCGCCTGCGGCCTGCCGCTGGCCCCGCTGCTGCACGGCCTGCGCGAATATGCGGGCGAACCGCACCGCGTGGAACTGGTCGCGCATATCGACGGCGTCGATTTCTACGACGACAGCAAGGGCACCAACGTGGGCGCCACCGTCGCCGCGCTGGAAGGCCTGGGCAAGGCCTTCGCCGGCGACGACCAGCAGATCGTCCTGATCGCCGGCGGCGACGGCAAGGGCCAGGATTTCGCTCCTCTCGCCGGCCCAAGCTCGCGTTATGTGCGCGCCGTGCTCCTGATCGGCCGCGATGCCCCGAGCGTGCGCGCGGCGATCGAGCCGACCGGCGTGCCGGTCTTCGATCTGCCCGGCCTGCCGGAAGCGGTGCGCCGCGCCGCCGGCCTGGCGCGCCCGGGCGATAGCGTGCTGCTGTCGCCGGCCTGCGCCAGCCTCGACATGTTCACCAACTACGCGCACCGCGCCCAGGTCTTCGTCGACGCCGTGCGCGAGATCGCGCTGGAGAAGGGGCAGGAGATCTGA
- the ftsW gene encoding putative lipid II flippase FtsW: MAFQIPFKFSGSSSDAAIEARSRPSKMMDYDQPLVWVTVLLMMFGLVMVYSASIALPDSPKFAYLNDKNEYFLYRQMMYIIVSMVAAAVVFQVPVAVWQKWAPMMFIGTLFLLVIVLIPGIGVSVNGARRWLPLKVMQLQPSEIMKIAVVLYAADFTVRKQEYMHKLTKGFLPMMVAIGLVGGLLLMEPDLGAFGVIVCIAMGILFLGGINIVWFGGIGALLVLIFSAIIALSPFRRARMFAYLDPWADGHALDKAYQLTHSLIAFGRGEFFGVGLGSSVEKLFYLPEAHTDFIMAVIGEELGLVGVLTVIAMFYWLVKRAFDIGRQAIALDQIFAGLVAKGVGIWIGAQTFINMGVNLGLLPTKGLTLPLMSFGGSGVMFNCIGLAILLRVDYENRVRMRGGRT; the protein is encoded by the coding sequence ATGGCTTTCCAGATTCCTTTCAAGTTCTCCGGATCGAGCAGCGACGCGGCCATCGAGGCGCGCAGCCGCCCGTCGAAGATGATGGACTACGACCAGCCGCTGGTCTGGGTCACCGTGCTGCTCATGATGTTCGGCCTGGTGATGGTGTATTCGGCCTCGATCGCGCTGCCGGATTCGCCCAAGTTCGCCTACCTGAACGACAAGAACGAATATTTCCTGTACCGCCAGATGATGTACATCATCGTCTCGATGGTCGCCGCGGCCGTGGTGTTCCAGGTGCCGGTGGCGGTGTGGCAGAAGTGGGCGCCGATGATGTTCATCGGAACCCTGTTCCTGCTGGTGATCGTGCTGATCCCGGGCATCGGCGTGTCCGTCAACGGCGCGCGCCGCTGGTTGCCGCTGAAGGTCATGCAGCTGCAGCCGTCCGAGATCATGAAGATCGCGGTGGTGCTGTACGCGGCCGACTTCACGGTGCGCAAGCAGGAATACATGCACAAGCTGACCAAGGGCTTCCTGCCGATGATGGTCGCGATCGGCCTGGTGGGCGGCCTGCTGCTGATGGAGCCGGACCTGGGCGCCTTCGGCGTGATCGTCTGCATCGCGATGGGCATCCTGTTCCTGGGCGGGATCAACATCGTCTGGTTCGGCGGCATCGGCGCGCTGCTGGTCCTGATTTTCAGCGCGATCATCGCGCTGTCGCCGTTCCGCCGCGCCCGCATGTTCGCCTACCTCGACCCGTGGGCCGACGGCCATGCGCTGGACAAGGCCTACCAGCTGACGCACTCCTTGATCGCCTTCGGGCGCGGCGAGTTCTTCGGCGTCGGCCTGGGTAGCAGCGTCGAGAAGCTGTTCTACCTGCCGGAAGCGCACACCGACTTCATCATGGCCGTGATCGGCGAAGAACTCGGCCTGGTCGGCGTGCTGACCGTGATCGCGATGTTCTACTGGCTGGTCAAGCGCGCCTTCGACATCGGCCGCCAGGCCATCGCCCTCGACCAGATCTTCGCCGGCCTGGTCGCCAAGGGTGTCGGGATCTGGATCGGCGCCCAGACCTTCATCAACATGGGCGTCAACCTCGGCCTGCTGCCGACCAAGGGCCTGACCCTGCCCTTGATGAGCTTTGGCGGCTCGGGCGTGATGTTCAACTGCATCGGCCTGGCCATCCTCCTGCGGGTCGACTACGAGAACCGCGTGCGCATGCGGGGAGGGCGCACATGA
- the murG gene encoding undecaprenyldiphospho-muramoylpentapeptide beta-N-acetylglucosaminyltransferase: MSTQMKKRLMIMAAGTGGHIFPGIAIAQTMRARGWEVSWLGTAHGMETELVPKAGIPMDSIDFAGMRGKGLGHTIKGAFKMLGAFAACRRYLGQRKPHVVLGMGGYVTVPGGMMAKTRNIPLALVNADAALLLSNKTLAPIASRVLFGFPADFGAAAGKAVVTGNPVRPQILDLPLPAQRFAGRSGPLRVLVVGGSLGAKVLNDSVPAALERIDPATRPIVTHQSGKKNIDALRAAYAAAGVQANVVDFIDDMAGSYANADLVICRAGAITVSELTAAGVASVLVPFVASTTSHQRDNAIWMHEQKAAVHLPQGELNPQRLASLLQTTTRADCLAMAQAAHKVGKRDANEAIAQELERLAGA; encoded by the coding sequence ATGAGTACGCAAATGAAGAAACGCCTGATGATCATGGCCGCCGGCACCGGCGGCCACATCTTCCCCGGCATCGCGATCGCGCAGACCATGCGCGCGCGCGGCTGGGAAGTGTCGTGGCTGGGCACCGCCCATGGCATGGAAACCGAGCTGGTGCCGAAGGCCGGCATCCCGATGGACAGCATCGACTTCGCCGGCATGCGCGGCAAGGGCCTGGGCCACACCATCAAGGGCGCCTTCAAGATGCTGGGCGCCTTCGCCGCCTGCCGCCGCTACCTTGGCCAACGCAAACCCCATGTGGTGCTGGGCATGGGCGGCTACGTCACGGTGCCGGGCGGGATGATGGCGAAGACGCGCAACATTCCGCTGGCCCTGGTGAATGCCGATGCGGCGCTCCTGCTGTCGAACAAGACGCTGGCCCCGATTGCCAGCCGGGTGCTGTTCGGCTTCCCGGCCGATTTCGGCGCGGCGGCCGGCAAGGCGGTGGTCACCGGCAATCCGGTGCGCCCGCAGATCCTCGACCTGCCGCTGCCCGCCCAGCGTTTCGCCGGCCGCAGCGGCCCGCTGCGCGTGCTGGTGGTGGGCGGCAGCCTGGGCGCGAAGGTGCTGAACGACAGCGTGCCGGCCGCGCTGGAGAGAATCGACCCGGCAACGCGCCCGATCGTGACCCACCAGTCGGGCAAGAAGAACATCGACGCGCTGCGCGCCGCCTACGCGGCCGCCGGCGTGCAAGCCAACGTGGTCGACTTCATCGACGACATGGCAGGGAGCTACGCGAACGCCGACCTGGTGATCTGCCGCGCCGGCGCGATCACCGTGTCGGAACTGACGGCCGCCGGCGTGGCCAGCGTGCTGGTGCCGTTTGTCGCGAGCACCACCAGCCACCAGCGCGACAACGCGATCTGGATGCACGAACAGAAGGCGGCGGTGCACCTGCCGCAGGGCGAACTGAATCCGCAGCGGCTGGCAAGCCTGCTGCAAACGACAACGCGCGCCGACTGCCTGGCAATGGCGCAGGCGGCGCACAAAGTGGGCAAGCGCGACGCCAATGAGGCAATCGCACAAGAACTGGAAAGATTGGCAGGCGCATGA